A region of the Romboutsia hominis genome:
TTACTTCAAATGCTTTACTATATTTTTTTAAGTTCACTAGTGTATTTAAATATATTATATATATATCAATATTTATATCATTAGTTTGATTAAAAAGTGTCTCACAACAGTTAATAACATCTTCAGACTTCTTGTTTTTTATCCAGATTGAATTAATTTTTTCAATCAGTTCTTTTTCCGTTAGATTATTACCCATATATACTCCCTCAATTTTAAATTTAATTAAATAAAAATTTGTAACTACTACGCTAATTAGTAGTAAAATATTCTAATAGAACATACTTTTAAAAGCAATTCCAAATAACATTATTATTATAAATGCTATTACTATACATATACCTACTGCTATTAATGGTATAACTATATTCGTTCCACCCTTTTTTATTATCATACTTTCCTTCATTTCATAATCTAAATGCTGTACTTCTGTAAGCTTTCTTTGTATATGATTTAGATATAATGCATTTGAATACATTCCTATAGCTATACTTAATCCAAAAGATAATATAGCTCCCAGGTATGGTATTTGTGCTATTAATATACTTCCTAAAAAAATAGCGCCTGCTTGAAGGTACATCTTTCTATATAACATCCAATATATATTTAGGAAAAATGCTGCCCAGTTCCAAGTTATCTTACTACCTGTTGTTTTTATTTTATTAAATTTCTCATTGTAGTAATGTGTATTTTTAAACACAAACTTCTCTATATCATCTATATCAATATCTGATATATCGCTATATTTAGCTATATTATTTATACTTACACTTTTACCACGTGTATATTCTGCTTTTGTTCTAATAAACTCACTCCCACAATTAGAACAATATAAACTAATACTATTATTTTTATCACCACATTTAGTACAAAATATTGTGTTTTGATTTGTTAATTTCATAAAATTCCCCCTATTTTATTATATAT
Encoded here:
- a CDS encoding DUF2628 domain-containing protein — its product is MKLTNQNTIFCTKCGDKNNSISLYCSNCGSEFIRTKAEYTRGKSVSINNIAKYSDISDIDIDDIEKFVFKNTHYYNEKFNKIKTTGSKITWNWAAFFLNIYWMLYRKMYLQAGAIFLGSILIAQIPYLGAILSFGLSIAIGMYSNALYLNHIQRKLTEVQHLDYEMKESMIIKKGGTNIVIPLIAVGICIVIAFIIIMLFGIAFKSMFY